One Fusarium musae strain F31 chromosome 6, whole genome shotgun sequence DNA segment encodes these proteins:
- a CDS encoding hypothetical protein (EggNog:ENOG41): protein MAARTLRKRKDVGREEVPVKKMKTGRKTKHQVEDEYLDDLPRNLGPVRAPRKEIESIPTPPENSEEMQDLEESAKVEEASPVAKSEMKAAKQGSTQVTELATRRSLRPRKSTSKSSYFESDDETSTKSQVKLLTDEDLQVAIEAPVRKTVKKTKDNPYGLTPGMTPFPEWSTPSAEECEEVYRRLAKIHGEAKAPEKIPAPSLEVSGCGEVPSVLDALIRTRLSANTSNRNSSAAFRGLVTTFGTVDKGIGKGSVDWNKVRVAPLPTIVESIKTGGLAQVKGKDIKAILELVHEENTKRREAFMQEKKGGNLSGIAGADNKTQGQKDLEILKTDQDILSLDHIHGMAPDEAMQTLTKFPGIGVKTASCVILFCLQQPSFAVDTHVHRISGWLKWIPPKATRDQTFSHLEVRIPNHLKYGLHKLFVQHGRSCIRCRANTSEGSEEWNKSKCPLDGLMERTGKRQYGGKAGLKKQLKEEDSD from the coding sequence ATGGCTGCTCGAACATTACGGAAACGTAAGGACGTAGGTAGAGAGGAGGTGCCCGTGAAGAAAATGAAGACCGGGAGGAAGACCAAGCACCAGGTGGAGGATGAGTATTTGGATGACCTACCGCGCAATCTGGGACCTGTTCGTGCTCCCAGGAAGGAAATCGAGTCGATTCCTACACCCCCGGAAAATTCGGAAGAAATGCAGGACTTGGAGGAAAGTGCCAAAGTTGAAGAGGCCTCACCTGTGGCCAAATCGGAGATGAAAGCTGCGAAGCAAGGTTCGACCCAGGTCACGGAGTTGGCAACCCGAAGATCCCTTCGCCCAAGGAAATCAACATCAAAATCTTCATACTTTGAATCTGATGACGAGACATCAACTAAGTCTCAAGTCAAGCTTTTGACGGATGAGGATCTCCAGGTGGCAATAGAAGCACCAGTTCGGAAAACGGTCAAAAAGACGAAGGATAACCCGTATGGACTTACTCCCGGCATGACGCCTTTTCCAGAGTGGAGTACCCCATCAGCAGAAGAATGTGAAGAGGTCTATCGTCGACTGGCAAAAATACATGGAGAAGCAAAAGCCCCCGAGAAGATACCAGCGCCATCTTTGGAAGTGTCGGGTTGCGGAGAGGTACCATCTGTTCTCGATGCCTTAATTCGTACCCGCTTAAGCGCGAACACTTCCAACCGCAACTCAAGTGCAGCATTCAGGGGGCTGGTGACCACATTCGGCACTGTTGACAAAGGTATTGGGAAAGGCAGCGTTGACTGGAACAAGGTCAGAGTTGCTCCTTTGCCCACCATCGTTGAATCAATCAAGACAGGCGGCTTGGCTCAAGTCAAGGGTAAAGACATAAAGGCAATCCTGGAGTTAGTTCATGAAGAGAACACCAAACGACGAGAGGCCTTTATGCAAGAGAAAAAAGGGGGAAACTTGTCTGGTATTGCCGGAGCGGACAACAAAACTCAAGGTCAAAAAGATCTTGAAATCTTGAAGACTGACCAAGATATTCTTTCACTAGACCATATACATGGTATGGCTCCCGATGAAGCCATGCAGACACTCACTAAATTCCCTGGTATTGGCGTCAAGACAGCATCTTGCGTTATTCTCTTCTGCCTCCAACAACCCAGCTTCGCAGTCGACACCCATGTTCACCGCATCAGTGGATGGCTGAAATGGATACCCCCCAAAGCCACTCGAGATCAGACATTTAGTCATCTGGAGGTGCGCATCCCTAATCATCTGAAGTATGGATTGCACAAGCTGTTCGTTCAACACGGACGAAGTTGTATCCGCTGTAGAGCAAACACAAGCGAGGGGAGCGAAGAATGGAATAAATCAAAATGTCCTCTTGATGGGCTGATGGAGCGAACGGGGAAGAGGCAGTATGGAGGGAAAGCAggattgaagaagcagctgaaggaggaggacaGTGATTAA